AACTCTAATTTGAAGAAGTCTTCAGAGTCAGGATCTACTAATCACCATAATAACCATGAAAGCGATAAGGACCTGCATCATGAAGGCCATCATCATCACCATCATCACCACCATCATCATCACAGTCATGACGATGACCCTTCCTCTCCTGCTGAGAAGAAACAGAATCATGTGCCTTCACCTTCTGAAAAGATACAAGATCATGTGCCTTCACcttctgaaaaaaaacaagatcGTGTTCCTTCACCTTCTAACAACAAAGAAGATCATTTGCCATTACTCTCTGATGAGAAACTTGACAAATCTGCGATTGACAAAATTGAGCCTACGCCATTACCTTCTGTCCATATGAACAGTCATATAGCGAAGGGGGAGTTACCGAAATTTCATAATAGCACTGATAATCCTTTTCTCACTCCTCCGGAAGAACTTGTATCTGGTGATTTCCCTTTTTGATGCTACACTTGCGTTGTTTAGTTTCGAATATACAAACTAGCGGGAAGGCTTGTTTCAACTCAAACAATCTGAGTTTTATCCTATCTTGTGATGTGAATGGTTGTGTAATTTTTATCAGCAGTCGCTAAATCTTTTGCTGTTTACAAATATGTTATTATTATCACGAGTGCAATAATCGTTTGCTTAATTATTGAttgaaaaatgtttatacaagagaaattatttatttattagtaAATGACTTATcacttctttatttttaggTCGTTCattattatcaaaaaagtttgatagtaaatttcaaaaattttcatccACAGTTTCTAATTGTACATTTCGTGAGTTTTGTCGATCTTCATCAGTTGCAAATGGGGATGTTTGATCTGAACTGGTTAAGATCGATGATTGATTGTCGTTCGTTGTAATGGAAGTCTGCGTATTCTCAAATCCTTCAGTCCCACTCATACCATTGGAATTTAATAGTGAATCAGCAGAAGTAGTTTGTATCCTTTCATTAATACCACTTGCAGCTTCTAACTGATTTAAAGATGTACGTATACTATTGTAATCAGCACGAAAGTTAGAAACCGTTTCTCGtaattcatcaattttggTATGAAGTTCACGAAGCTGAGAAGATATATTAGATGAAGCAGCGGGAAACGTATTAGACGTTTCATTCGACTGTGTTAATCCTCTACTCAATGGTACAACGTTGGGTAAAGAGGAGCCAAGATTATTATCTGCTGATGATGCGTTTTGATATAAAGATGTCATTGCTGAGTTGGTAGATAGAGATTGAGTATTGCTAGATACTAGTCGCCATCCCGGAGGGACAATTCCTGCTATTCCACGGTTAAAGTTTGGATTATTTCCAGAATTCGGAAATGTTTGAGGGCCACCATACGTGGAATTCGATGGATCCCCAGTAGTAGGCGTAGCACTAGGATTTGTCGTTGATGTGGATTGAGAATAAGTCGGAATACGACGCGTTCCAGGAATTGGAAGCATAGTCCAACCATCACGTAAGGCAATTCTCCTTGGGATCACTGACGAAAGATCTTGAGTATGAGCTGCAAATCCACTACTATTCGCATTTGGCACTCCATTGAAAGTTGATGCCTGAGGGTCTCCTTGATTAGAAGAGTTAGTGATGCCTGGTACTGCAGTTGTGGTAGGAGTGTTTTGCGGGTTAGGAACTTGGGTTGCGATTTGAGTAGCTCGAACATTGGGACTTGCAGGAATTCCCGTTGGGGAAGATTGATTTCCAATAACGGATCTTCTACAAATTGGACATGTTTGTTGTCTTTCTAGCCAATTTCTAAGGCAATggaaatgtaaaatatgGCCACAGGGAAGCCGTTTAGGAGTCATATCTAAACCTCTAGGTAGAGGTTCCATTTCGTCGGTGTTTTCTGGAGGATGATCTGGATGAAACATTTCTTCCCTACAAATAGTACATGTTCTATCTGAATTCGTAAGCTGTTCTTCAGTAGCAGTTGGATACATGGCGTTCATATCGCGAGTTGCTTGTCGGAAACGCGCATGCTCACGTATACGCCTGAACAACGAGTAAAAACATGTGTACATTTGACGGATGGAATAAATAGGAACTGAGACATAGGGAAATTGATACATGAATAAAAGGCTGTATGCAAGAAGGCGTAAACCATCTCGACAAACCTCAAGTCGGAAAAGATAAGTACTTTTTTCATCCCAAACCTGATCGAGGTGTCTAGCCTCATACAAATATATGCAAAGCTTAGATGCCTCAATTGTGAGATTTAAAAGGAGGACCGAGAATTCACATACGAAAAGCATACGTGTCGATTTATCGCCAAGATGCTCGCTCGTAAAACAAAGGTAAATAAGAGATGCATCCAGTATAGAAAGTACAAAGTATGCGCAAGTTAGGCGACTGAAAATATGAAAACGCTGATCTGTAAGCTGAATCTGCAATCTTTCTGTGCGAAAAGAACATATGGAATGAAACACCCGAGCAAACATCAAAGTACTTAACAAcataaagaaagaaatagaTATGGCTTCTCTAAAAACAGTGATCGCAAGCATTATTTCAGTAAGGGTTATCCAAAATTGTTCATATAAAAGCTCAAGTTCGAATGTCTGAAGCGAACCAAAcaataatgtttttaagGCATTGGCAATCGCAAAAAACAGACATAAACAAACGTTCAGTCCAATTGTTATATGAACAGGACTTTGAGAAATCATTACTGTCGCCGAGTACACGTTTGCACTACTGTACAAACTCAACAAGACTGACAGTCCAAACAGCACCAAGGAAGCCTATACAAGATTAGATTAACTGGAAAACATAATTAAAACTTACTAACACATATAGTATAAACttcatattattaaattatttggtGTTGTCCGTCAATATGGGGAAACGTCAAGATGTCACGACATGAACAATATCGCTCGCACTGCTCGGTAATATCCGGACTTTTATGGCAACCAACAATTCCGGCCACTCCGagaaatgtaaacaaaagtttaGATTTTTGGAACATAAGATATAAACGCTTCAAACTATTTAAAATGTGCTAGTTATTGTGGTgtattaaatttgaaatgttCGCCAcataatttattgattatTCTGAGTTGAAAGGAACATGTTTATTCAAAACCCGGGAAAGCAAGGCGATAAATTAAACATGTTCATAAATTgtcaagaaaaaagttCCTTTAAGTTTAGTTTATCCAGACTTCTCATTCTgcgcttttctttttaaatcattgaCTTAAATCGGC
This region of Schizosaccharomyces pombe strain 972h- genome assembly, chromosome: II genomic DNA includes:
- the hrd1 gene encoding synviolin family ubiquitin-protein ligase Hrd1 translates to MKFILYVLASLVLFGLSVLLSLYSSANVYSATVMISQSPVHITIGLNVCLCLFFAIANALKTLLFGSLQTFELELLYEQFWITLTEIMLAITVFREAISISFFMLLSTLMFARVFHSICSFRTERLQIQLTDQRFHIFSRLTCAYFVLSILDASLIYLCFTSEHLGDKSTRMLFVCEFSVLLLNLTIEASKLCIYLYEARHLDQVWDEKSTYLFRLEVCRDGLRLLAYSLLFMYQFPYVSVPIYSIRQMYTCFYSLFRRIREHARFRQATRDMNAMYPTATEEQLTNSDRTCTICREEMFHPDHPPENTDEMEPLPRGLDMTPKRLPCGHILHFHCLRNWLERQQTCPICRRSVIGNQSSPTGIPASPNVRATQIATQVPNPQNTPTTTAVPGITNSSNQGDPQASTFNGVPNANSSGFAAHTQDLSSVIPRRIALRDGWTMLPIPGTRRIPTYSQSTSTTNPSATPTTGDPSNSTYGGPQTFPNSGNNPNFNRGIAGIVPPGWRLVSSNTQSLSTNSAMTSLYQNASSADNNLGSSLPNVVPLSRGLTQSNETSNTFPAASSNISSQLRELHTKIDELRETVSNFRADYNSIRTSLNQLEAASGINERIQTTSADSLLNSNGMSGTEGFENTQTSITTNDNQSSILTSSDQTSPFATDEDRQNSRNVQLETVDENF